A portion of the uncultured Draconibacterium sp. genome contains these proteins:
- a CDS encoding FecR domain-containing protein, with product MNELIHNLDADSLSAKFLSGNMSSEEQKEFEMWLNSSRENLETFQKNKKVWEQSKHQMSQEHIAADKANMFRQLYSQQTISLSRSRRKILIYKLAAVLAIPLTFALSWYFLNTGEVEQPLLAETICEITAPKGHVAKCILPDGSEVWVNTGSSLTYDASSFNTNVREVELIGEAYFEVEKNAEKPFTVKTEMADILVTGTSFNVKAYSNSKVFETILAEGGIDMKINNSTQQKIKLAPGERAIYKDGVKNISIDKVDSEYFTSWRNGELLFKDATLNDLVVELARIYDIEFHMMDKKLGEFRFRGMFSYNNNLIEALEKIKRTAQIEYRIENKEVWLTKTN from the coding sequence GTGAACGAGCTAATTCATAACTTGGATGCAGATAGCCTGTCGGCTAAATTTCTTTCTGGCAATATGTCTTCGGAAGAACAGAAAGAATTCGAAATGTGGCTAAACAGCTCCAGGGAAAATCTAGAGACTTTTCAGAAAAACAAAAAAGTTTGGGAGCAAAGTAAGCACCAAATGTCTCAGGAACATATTGCAGCTGATAAAGCAAATATGTTTCGCCAGCTATATTCGCAGCAAACCATTAGCTTATCGCGTTCACGTCGTAAAATCCTCATTTATAAACTCGCGGCAGTTTTGGCAATTCCATTAACATTTGCCTTAAGTTGGTATTTCTTAAATACCGGAGAAGTTGAACAACCGCTGCTAGCCGAAACCATTTGCGAAATTACAGCACCAAAAGGCCACGTTGCCAAGTGTATCCTTCCCGACGGATCGGAGGTTTGGGTTAATACCGGGTCGTCGTTAACCTACGATGCCAGCTCTTTTAACACAAACGTTCGCGAAGTTGAACTGATTGGTGAAGCTTATTTTGAAGTGGAGAAAAATGCAGAAAAACCATTTACTGTAAAAACGGAGATGGCTGATATTCTAGTAACTGGAACTTCATTCAATGTAAAAGCCTATTCAAACAGCAAAGTTTTTGAAACGATTCTGGCTGAAGGTGGGATTGACATGAAGATTAACAACAGTACTCAACAAAAGATAAAATTAGCGCCGGGCGAAAGAGCGATTTATAAAGACGGTGTTAAAAATATTTCAATTGATAAGGTTGATTCAGAGTATTTTACTTCGTGGAGGAATGGCGAGTTGCTTTTCAAAGATGCAACACTTAACGATTTAGTTGTTGAATTGGCACGCATTTATGATATTGAGTTCCATATGATGGATAAGAAGCTGGGCGAGTTCCGTTTCAGAGGAATGTTTAGTTACAACAACAACCTGATTGAAGCACTTGAGAAGATAAAACGAACCGCACAGATTGAATACCGCATTGAAAATAAGGAAGTATGGCTAACAAAAACTAACTAA